Proteins encoded in a region of the Chelonoidis abingdonii isolate Lonesome George chromosome 2, CheloAbing_2.0, whole genome shotgun sequence genome:
- the LOC142045742 gene encoding LOW QUALITY PROTEIN: uncharacterized protein LOC142045742 (The sequence of the model RefSeq protein was modified relative to this genomic sequence to represent the inferred CDS: inserted 1 base in 1 codon), translating into MDRLCVLCIYQSRYHVFVSTIPGITLWDLEQLLKDVNTKPQPWVNCEIIASDTIEEKANALNVTASLKASFLGGLVEVSGSAKYLNETKKSKQQARVTLQYSATTKFEQLTMNHLGAKNVSYPAVFDQGTATHVVTAVLYGVQAFFVFDREVSSSEKVREIEGKLQIVMKKISMEEEGAVKMDEKEKLNAENINCKFHGDFALEKNPTNFQDAMKIYSTLPKLLGDSGEKAVPVRVWLYPLTKLDSRAARLVREISLSLISDAQTAMEELAEINMRCNDMMKNPIATSFPEIKLKIEQFRDLCKKHRQTFQKQLAGLLPLIRGGGKEEGALKDILLCKNQSPFNTQQLSEFLDTKEKEMNYVNSYLRILSNVEVVSSQSKLDEIVLDPERDFIVSFTFTSLHEEEPYLSDLKQWLQNQFIKETHDPASASSVTEKPKSKVWFEEKEIYQKARKSSKSLSHFVSVNKPNRKTRFIVASVPDKDNPGVSIYLYEEGELISTNFEPPSKPLPPLIGGIRHDHVQLTFNPTAYGRAALSGYRAEYRIVGQENWTAVNVNNTQVTFTVTRLRANTEYQFRYAAVSKPGLSESSDGSDPVKTLPTCPPGKPEKATVESSAIALTWESPNVIGDGVSIRAYKVEYKEEAGGEQKEKWLERRTGDRTGSCTIDGLRPETPYRFRVSAVCADGTVSDPSEEVIVSTQTNKDSNKLASSFRKNSKLIKEEQLSVYALPLKKVALDPMSSYVKYRLGEKTHQVHNKVIMVMGATGSGKTTLINGMINYILGVQWEDEFRFKLIHEITNRSQAQSQTSEVTAYEINYKEGFKVSYSLTIIDTPGFGDTRGIEHDKKLTEQIRAFFSTPRAIDQIDTVCFVVXASLARLTHAQKYVFDSVLSIFGKDIKDNIQILITFSDGQTPPVLQAINESEVPCSKDVQGVPVHFKFNNSALFANNVGAGKDHLKFDAMFWEMGAISMETFFKSLTSLKTKSLTLTQEVLWERKKLEVAVQGLQPQIKAGLTKLEELRQTERALQQHRGDMEANKNFEYEVEQTVAVKEDISGTGVFITNCQVCHFTCHGNCIYANDNDKYKCCAMNGSGNCRICPGKCVWNIHFNQMYKWRYEVKKEKKTYAELQEKYKKASDELMTTEKVIKRLCEEYTEVAEIVLELIKRSSLSLRRLQEIALKPNPLSTPEYIDLMIMSEEQEAKSGYQERIKSLREVREQAVIITKIAKNEDLLPAEMEKYRKHETQERGIMKKGEKNKKAYDRVRDWWSDGK; encoded by the exons ATGGACAGACTCTGTGTCCTGTGCATCTATCAGTCACGTTACCATGTGTTTGTCTCTACTATTCCAGGGATCACGCTGTGGGACCTGGAACAGCTTCTCAAGGATGTAAACACAAAACCACAACCCTGGGTGAACTGTGAGATCATCGCATCCGACACCATTGAAGAGAAGGCCAATGCACTCAATGTCACAGCCTCGCTGAAGGCCAGTTTCCTGGGGGGGTTGGTTGAAGTAAGTGGATCTGCCAAATACTTAAATGAAACCAAAAAATCCAAACAACAGGCCAGAGTTACTCTCCAGTACTCTGCCACAACAAAGTTTGAGCAACTAACTATGAACCATTTAGGAGCAAAGAATGTCTCTTACCCTGCTGTGTTTGACCAAGGCACGGCCACCCATGTAGTCACGGCTGTGCTGTACGGGGTTCAGGCTTTCTTCGTGTTTGACCGAGAAGTTTCTTCTTCTGAGAAAGTACGTGAGATAGAGGGAAAGCTCCAGATTGTGATGAAAAAGATATCCATGGAAGAGGAAGGAGCTGTCAAAATggatgaaaaggaaaaattaaatgctgaAAATATTAACTGCAAGTTCCATGGTGATTTTGCACTTGAGAAAAATCCAACTAATTTCCAAGATGCCATGAAAATTTATTCCACTCTCCCAAAGCTGCTGGGTGACAGTGGGGAGAAGGCCGTACCAGTGAGAGTCTGGCTGTACCCACTGACCAAGCTGGATTCCAGAGCTGCTCGGCTGGTGCGTGAGATCAGTTTATCACTGATTTCTGATGCTCAGACTGCTATGGAGGAACTGGCAGAAATAAACATGCGATGCAATGACATGATGAAGAATCCAATTGCCACAAGCTTCCCCGAAATCAAGCTGAAAATCGAGCAATTCAGAGATCTGTGTAAGAAACACAGACAGACTTTCCAGAAACAGCTAGCAGGACTCTTACCATTAATCCGTGGAGGTGGAAAAGAGGAAGGGGCTCTGAAGGATATTTTATTGTGTAAAAACCAGTCACCGTTCAATACCCAGCAACTCAGTGAATTTCTGGATACAAAGGAGAAAGAGATGAATTATGTCAATTCCTACCTTAGGATCCTAAGCAATGTAGAAGTGGTGTCCTCCCAGAGTAAACTAGATGAAATAGTACTTGACCCTGAGCGTGACTTCATCGTCTCCTTTACATTCACCTCACTGCATGAAGAGGAGCCATATTTATCCGATTTAAAACAATGGCTTCAGAACCAGTTTATAAAGGAAACTCATGATCCTGCATCAGCCAGTTCTGTTACTGAGAAACCAAAATCCAAAGTTTGGTTTGAGGAAAAAGAAATATATCAAAAAGCTCGAAAATCTTCCAAGTCCCTTTCACATTTTGTCAGTGTCAACAAACCTAACAGGAAGACTCGGTTCATTGTGGCCTCTGTTCCAGACAAGGACAATCCAGGTGTTTCCATTTACCTGTATGAGGagggagagctgatcagcaccaACTTTGAGCCTCCATCAAAGCCTCTTCCTCCCCTGATTGGTGGAATCAGACATGACCATGTGCAGCTCACATTTAACCCAACAGCCTATGGCAGGGCTGCGTTATCTGGCTATCGGGCAGAGTACAGAATTGTTGGGCAGGAGAACTGGACGGCTGTGAATGTAAATAACACACAAGTGACATTCACAGTAACAAGACTACGTGCAAACACCGAGTACCAGTTCCGATACGCTGCAGTGAGCAAACCAGGGCTCAGCGAAAGCAGCGACGGGAGTGATCCTGTGAAGACTCTTCCTACCTGTCCTCCTGGGAAGCCGGAAAAAGCTACTGTGGAATCATCAGCCATCGCTCTCACCTGGGAGAGTCCCAATGTCATTGGAGATGGAGTCAGTATAAGGGCATATAAGGTGGAATATAAAGAGGAAGCTGGAGGTGAGCAGAAAGAAAAATGGCTGGAACGAAGGACAGGAGATAGAACTGGATCTTGTACCATTGATGGACTGAGGCCTGAGACACCCTACAGATTCCGAGTGTCGGCTGTGTGTGCGGATGGGACTGTGAGCGACCCAAGCGAGGAGGTTATTGTttcaacacaaacaaacaaagactcAAATAAATTAGCAAGCTCTTTCCGCAAAAACAGCAAGCTCATAAAAGAAGAGCAGCTGTCAGTCTATGCCCTTCCATTAAAGAAGGTAGCATTGGATCCTATGTCATCTTATGTGAAGTACAGACTTGGAGAAAAGACACATCAGGTCCATAATAAAGTCATTATGGTGATGGGAGCAACCGGATCAGGGAAAACCACACTCATCAATGGGATGATCAACTATATCCTGGGTGTGCAGTGGGAAGATGAATTCAGATTCAAACTAATCCATGAAATTACAAACAGAAGCCAAGCCCAGAGCCAGACATCTGAAGTGACTGCCTACGAGATCAATTACAAAGAGGGCTTCAAAGTCTCCTATTCCCTGACTATAATAGACACCCCAGGATTTGGTGATACCAGAGGAATTGAACATGACAAAAAGTTAACTGAGCAGATCCGAGCATTTTTTTCCACTCCAAGGGCCATTGATCAGATAGACACTGTCTGCTTTGTAG CAGCCTCCTTAGCTCGCTTGACACACGCCCAGAAGTATGTGTTTGACTCAGTCCTCTCTATCTTTGGGAAGGATATAAAAGACAATATACAAATCCTGATCACCTTCTCAGATGGACAGACACCCCCTGTTCTACAGGCCATTAATGAGTCTGAGGTGCCTTGTTCTAAGGATGTTCAGGGTGTCCCTGTTCATTTCAAATTCAACAACTCCGCACTGTTTGCCAACAATGTTGGAGCTGGCAAGGACCATTTGAAATTTGATGCAATGTTCTGGGAAATGGGAGCAATCAGCATGGAGACTTTTTTTAAGTCCTTAACATCTTTAAAGACTAAAAGTTTAACATTAACCCAGGAAGTTCTCTGGGAACGAAAGAAGCTTGAGGTTGCTGTGCAAGGGCTGCAGCCACAAATCAAAGCTGGCCTGACAAAGCTAGAGGAGCTAAGACAGACTGAGCGagctctgcagcagcacaggggtgatatggaggccaataaaaacttTGAGTATGAGGTAGAACAAACAGTGGCAGTGAAAGAAGATATCAGTGGCACAGGTGTGTTTATAACAAACTGCCAGGTGTGTCACTTCACATGTCACGGTAATTGTATATATGCTAATGATAACGACAAGTACAAATGTTGTGCTATGAACGGTTCTGGAAATTGCAGGATTTGCCCTGGTAAATGTGTGTGGAACATTCACTTCAATCAAATGTACAAGTGGAGATATGAagtcaaaaaagagaaaaaaacctatGCAGAGCTGCAGGAAAAGTACAAAAAGGCCTCTGATGAGCTGATGACTACAGAGAAGGTTATCAAGAGGCTGTGTGAGGAATACACTGAAGTAGCAGAGATAGTGCTAGAGCTCATTAAGAGATCATCTCTCAGCCTCCGACGCCTCCAAGAAATTGCCTTAAAACCAAACCCACTGTCCACTCCAGAATACATTGACCTGATGATCATGTCAGAAGAGCAGGAAGCGAAGTCTGGGTACCAGGAACGCATAAAATCGCTGAGGGAGGTGAGAGAACAGGCTGTGATAATAACCAAGATCGCCAAAAACGAGGACTTGCTGCCAGCAGAGATGGAAAAGTACAGGAAGCATGAAACACAAGAGAGGGGAATCATGAAAAAAGGCGAGAAGAATAAAAAAGCGTATGATAGGGTAAGAGATTGGTGGTCTGATGGAAAATAG